One region of Salvelinus namaycush isolate Seneca chromosome 3, SaNama_1.0, whole genome shotgun sequence genomic DNA includes:
- the LOC120043904 gene encoding gamma-aminobutyric acid receptor subunit alpha-6-like: MEYTMDVFFRQTWIDERLKFEGPIEILRLNNLMVSKIWTPDTFFRNGKRSISHNMTTPNKLFRIMQNGTILYTMRLTINAECPMRLMNFPMDGHACPLKFGSYAYPMSEIVYTWKKGPLFSVEVPEESSSLLQYDLIGQTVSSERLKSNTGEYVIMTVHFHLQRKMGFFLIQTYIPCIMTVILAQVSFWINKESVPARTVFGITTVLTMTTLSISARHSLPKVSYATAMDWFIAVCFAFVFSALIEFAAVNYFSTLQANRELCKVAAIKAAQEAAEAGRSDGESSSDASSMLKKRMNSTPHFERPAEVFPNPPVNAQAFLQQGSAVPSNNLLTGTSIIDKYSRILFPLSFGAFNLVYWIVYLTKDTMEMTR, translated from the exons ATG GAGTACACCATGGATGTGTTTTTCCGTCAAACGTGGATTGACGAGAGGTTGAAATTCGAGGGCCCCATCGAGATTCTGCGGCTCAACAACCTCATGGTCAGCAAGATCTGGACGCCAGACACATTCTTCCGGAATGGCAAGAGGTCCATCTCTCACAACATGACCACTCCCAACAAGCTGTTCCGCATCATGCAGAACGGAACTATCCTCTACACCATGAG ATTGACAATAAATGCGGAGTGTCCCATGCGACTGATGAACTTCCCCATGGATGGCCATGCCTGTCCTCTCAAGTTTGGTAGTT ATGCCTACCCCATGAGTGAAATTGTGTACACGTGGAAAAAAGGACCTCTGTTCTCTGTGGAAGTACCAGAGGAGTCCTCCAGCTTGCTACAGTACGATCTAATAGGACAGACAGTGTCCAGTGAGAGGTTAAAATCCAACACAG GTGAATATGTAATCATGACTGTTCACTTCCACCTGCAAAGGAAGATGGGCTTCTTCTTGATTCAGACATACATTCCCTGTATCATGACGGTGATCCTGGCTCAGGTCTCTTTTTGGATCAATAAGGAATCCGTTCCTGCTCGAACTGTATTTG GCATTACCACTGTGCTAACCATGACCACACTCAGCATCAGCGCCCGCCACTCTTTGCCCAAAGTTTCCTACGCCACGGCCATGGACTGGTTTATTGCCGTATGTTTCGCCTTCGTTTTCTCAGCCCTCATCGAGTTTGCAGCAGTCAACTACTTCTCCACGCTGCAGGCCAACCGGGAGCTCTGCAAGGTGGCCGCCATCAAGGCAGCCCAGGAGGCTGCAGAGGCCGGGAGGAGTGACGGGGAGTCCTCTTCG GACGCCAGCAGTATGCTGAAGAAGAGGATGAACTCTACGCCTCACTTTGAGAGGCCAGCGGAGGTGTTCCCTAACCCTCCAGTGAATGCCCAGGCCTTCCTCCAGCAAGGCTCAGCCGTGCCGTCCAACAACTTACTGACGGGCACCAGCATCATAGACAAGTACTCGCGCATCCTCTTCCCTCTGTCGTTCGGGGCCTTCAACCTAGTCTACTGGATCGTCTATCTTACCAAGGACACCATGGAGATGACAAGGTAG